In Zingiber officinale cultivar Zhangliang chromosome 6A, Zo_v1.1, whole genome shotgun sequence, a single genomic region encodes these proteins:
- the LOC121994156 gene encoding cytochrome P450 704C1-like isoform X2, translating into MFMPKTKLREPQQELLMKSTMDSTFKIAFGFELDCSGGSNQDGVEFAKAFDKANEFTLLRYVNVFWRITRLLGVGSEAALKQNLKVIDEFVYKVMDIRFKQIVNAHQEKGDDILSKFLEEIKHPQTTMDTRYLRDIILNFVIAGKDTTAGSLAWFFYLICKDPSVQEKIHQEVKRVVLLETKECTDFVEFSRNINDESLNNLHYLHASLTETLRLFPENKVCFSDDILPGGYNVSKGDIVFFQPYAMGRMEYLWGEDAESFRPERWLDDDGIFQPESPFKFVAFQAGPRICLGREFAYRQMKTFAAVLLYFFQFKLSDEEKIVRYKTMTTLQIDQGLYLQASSR; encoded by the exons atgTTCATGCCTAAAACTAAGCTTCGAGAGCCCCAACAGGAACTCCTGATGAAATCCACCATGGACTCCACCTTCAAGATCGCGTTCGGGTTCGAGTTGGATTGCTCGGGTGGTTCGAATCAGGACGGTGTCGAGTTCGCCAAAGCATTCGATAAAGCAAACGAGTTCACCCTGTTGCGGTATGTGAATGTCTTCTGGAGGATCACGAGACTTTTGGGAGTTGGATCCGAGGCAGCTCTCAAGCAAAATCTCAAAGTGATCGATGAATTCGTGTACAAAGTGATGGACATCAGGTTCAAACAAATAGTCAATGCTCATCAGGAAAAGGGAGATGACATTCTGTCAAAGTTCTTGGAGGAGATCAAGCATCCGCAGACGACGATGGACACGCGATATCTGAGAGACATAATTCTGAACTTTGTCATCGCCGGAAAAGATACCACCGCCGGCTCGCTCGCTTGGTTCTTCTACTTGATCTGCAAGGACCCCTCAGTGCAAGAGAAGATACATCAAGAAGTGAAGCGAGTGGTGCTACTCGAAACTAAAGAGTGCACAGACTTTGTAGAGTTTTCGCGGAACATAAACGATGAATCCCTCAACAATCTCCACTATCTTCATGCTTCCCTCACCGAGACACTTAGGCTCTTCCCC GAAAACAAGGTTTGCTTCTCAGATGACATTCTACCGGGAGGCTACAATGTGAGCAAAGGCGACATTGTGTTTTTTCAGCCCTATGCGATGGGTAGAATGGAGTATCTGTGGGGCGAGGATGCCGAAAGTTTTCGGCCGGAAAGATGGCTCGATGATGATGGGATCTTCCAGCCTGAAAGTCCATTTAAATTTGTAGCTTTTCAG GCTGGTCCAAGAATCTGCTTGGGGAGAGAATTTGCCTACAGACAGATGAAGACATTTGCAGCAGTTCTTCTCTACTTCTTTCAGTTCAAGCTCAGTGATGAGGAGAAGATTGTTCGCTACAAAACCATGACCACGCTTCAAATTGATCAAGGTCTTTATCTTCAGGCATCCTCGAGATAA
- the LOC121994156 gene encoding cytochrome P450 704C1-like isoform X1 encodes MKSTMDSTFKIAFGFELDCSGGSNQDGVEFAKAFDKANEFTLLRYVNVFWRITRLLGVGSEAALKQNLKVIDEFVYKVMDIRFKQIVNAHQEKGDDILSKFLEEIKHPQTTMDTRYLRDIILNFVIAGKDTTAGSLAWFFYLICKDPSVQEKIHQEVKRVVLLETKECTDFVEFSRNINDESLNNLHYLHASLTETLRLFPVVPLENKVCFSDDILPGGYNVSKGDIVFFQPYAMGRMEYLWGEDAESFRPERWLDDDGIFQPESPFKFVAFQAGPRICLGREFAYRQMKTFAAVLLYFFQFKLSDEEKIVRYKTMTTLQIDQGLYLQASSR; translated from the exons ATGAAATCCACCATGGACTCCACCTTCAAGATCGCGTTCGGGTTCGAGTTGGATTGCTCGGGTGGTTCGAATCAGGACGGTGTCGAGTTCGCCAAAGCATTCGATAAAGCAAACGAGTTCACCCTGTTGCGGTATGTGAATGTCTTCTGGAGGATCACGAGACTTTTGGGAGTTGGATCCGAGGCAGCTCTCAAGCAAAATCTCAAAGTGATCGATGAATTCGTGTACAAAGTGATGGACATCAGGTTCAAACAAATAGTCAATGCTCATCAGGAAAAGGGAGATGACATTCTGTCAAAGTTCTTGGAGGAGATCAAGCATCCGCAGACGACGATGGACACGCGATATCTGAGAGACATAATTCTGAACTTTGTCATCGCCGGAAAAGATACCACCGCCGGCTCGCTCGCTTGGTTCTTCTACTTGATCTGCAAGGACCCCTCAGTGCAAGAGAAGATACATCAAGAAGTGAAGCGAGTGGTGCTACTCGAAACTAAAGAGTGCACAGACTTTGTAGAGTTTTCGCGGAACATAAACGATGAATCCCTCAACAATCTCCACTATCTTCATGCTTCCCTCACCGAGACACTTAGGCTCTTCCCCGTAGTTCCTCTA GAAAACAAGGTTTGCTTCTCAGATGACATTCTACCGGGAGGCTACAATGTGAGCAAAGGCGACATTGTGTTTTTTCAGCCCTATGCGATGGGTAGAATGGAGTATCTGTGGGGCGAGGATGCCGAAAGTTTTCGGCCGGAAAGATGGCTCGATGATGATGGGATCTTCCAGCCTGAAAGTCCATTTAAATTTGTAGCTTTTCAG GCTGGTCCAAGAATCTGCTTGGGGAGAGAATTTGCCTACAGACAGATGAAGACATTTGCAGCAGTTCTTCTCTACTTCTTTCAGTTCAAGCTCAGTGATGAGGAGAAGATTGTTCGCTACAAAACCATGACCACGCTTCAAATTGATCAAGGTCTTTATCTTCAGGCATCCTCGAGATAA